The following proteins are co-located in the Primulina tabacum isolate GXHZ01 chromosome 11, ASM2559414v2, whole genome shotgun sequence genome:
- the LOC142518884 gene encoding zinc finger CCCH domain-containing protein 18: MADEGEERAVEQQLEFQLNEQKASLYAVADALSSDPSNAELLSVHSELVQAIKDAEEGLFQLKRARLLREADYALQGSLYHDDVNVEPITTGVEAEPLADHSYSIGSKCRFRHTDGRWYDGLVVGLEGSEHAKITFLTPTSESMLMCKFFLQQRCRFGSDCRLSHGVDVPVSSLKKFIPTIWEQLVAGSSIWALSDSKAGIWRAAELQSWDATLKMGDVVFRDNGTSAKLGPESITLSEYSHVSDVEESDSSSDQSDSSDYEQDAAQGLGFLEGTISKGGVQTETLIFAEWENHTRGIASKMMANMGYREGMGLGTSGQGMLKPISARVLPLKQSLDHALKSLQNQEHNETRGKKRSRGGKRKRVKKLAAAIKAAEEEEESKDIFSLINTQLAMHGKTVKGETSKKQQKKADGDAKKEDRRALVAFDDEIKNLRLQVEKLEEMMNRNRKEKVVYDAAMRKLSETRKALADSEAAHASASNAVARKEREKKWLKF, encoded by the exons GTACATTCGGAGCTTGTTCAGGCCATAAAGGATGCTGAAGAGGGGCTCTTTCAGCTGAAACGGGCAAGGTTGCTGCGAGAGGCTGATTATGCGTTACAAGGTTCTCTTTATCACGATGATGTAAACGTGGAGCCTATAACTACAGGTGTTGAAGCTGAACCACTGGCAGACCATAGCTACTCTATTGGATCAAAATGTAGATTCCGCCATACTGACGGACGGTGGTATGATGGTCTCGTAGTTGGGTTGGAAGGCTCTGAACATGCAAAGATCACTTTCCTTACCCCAACATCCGAAAGCATGTTG ATGTGCAAGTTCTTTCTGCAGCAACGGTGTCGATTTGGTAGTGATTGCCGCTTATCACATG GAGTTGATGTCCCAGTTTCTTCTCTAAAGAAGTTCATACCTACAATATGGGAGCAATTGGTGGCAGGTTCCAGTATTTGGGCACTTTCAGATTCTAAAGCTGGCATCTGGAGAGCAGCTGAACTACAATCATGGGACGCAACACTCAAAATGGGAGATGTTGTTTTTCGTGATAATGGAACTTCAGCAAAGCTTGGACCTGAATCTATTACATTGTCTGAATACTCCCATGTGAGTGATGTCGAAGAGAGTGATTCAAGTTCTGATCAATCTGATTCTAGCGACTACGAACAAGATGCTGCGCAAGGTTTAGGATTTTTAGAGGGCACCATCTCAAAGGGAGGAGTTCAGACTGAAACTTTAATTTTTGCAGAGTGGGAGAATCACACTCGTGGCATTGCTTCCAAAATGATGGCAAATATGGGTTACCGTGAAGGAATGGGTTTAGGAACATCTGGACAAGGAATGCTGAAGCCTATTTCTGCAAGAGTTCTCCCACTAAAGCAATCCCTTGATCATGCTCTCAAATCTCTTCAAAATCAAGAACACAATGAGACTCGAGGAAAGAAGCGTAGTAGAGGAGGTAAGAGGAAACGGGTCAAGAAGTTAGCAGCTGCTATTAAGGctgctgaagaagaagaagaatcaAAAGACATTTTTTCTCTCATTAATACACAGCTTGCAATGCATGGAAAAACTGTCAAAGGTGAGACCTCGAAGAAGCAACAGAAAAAGGCAGATGGGGATGCGAAGAAAGAGGACAGACGGGCTCTGGTTGCTTTTGATGACGAGATAAAGAATTTGAGGCTGCAAGTTGAAAAGCTAGAAGAAATGATGAACCGAAATCGGAAAGAGAAGGTGGTGTACGATGCTGCCATGAGGAAGCTGAGCGAAACTCGAAAAGCCTTGGCTGATTCTGAGGCTGCTCATGCTTCTGCGTCAAACGCAGTTGCTAGAAAAGAGAGAGAGAAGAAATGGCTCAAGTTTTGA